In Bacteriovorax stolpii, a single genomic region encodes these proteins:
- a CDS encoding VWA domain-containing protein: MSLNYEFQHIHYAIWGAVGLIFWIISFFYIFKKPQLFIPKKYKKRGFPFLRSVFFLVGVAGWLYIAFALAGPRRPMGMDKNTIEVNDIFVVLDLSRSMLAEDLKPNRFEAAKQKIQEFVSLFPQDRIGIVIFAEKVFTLLPLSTDLNLINKMVAQIKLGALGDGTNIGDALALGVGRLLQSLAKNKVMILLTDGVSNVGTLTPLQAAEMAAEQKIKIYTIGIGGARDARIPVGPNMFGVQRYQMIPGGSVDEKGLQEIARLTGGKFYMARDNRALENVLKDINKLERTQIEQSGKIIYEELFFKFLLNGVLLLIAAELGRRLILREGP; encoded by the coding sequence ATGAGTTTGAATTACGAATTCCAACATATTCATTACGCTATCTGGGGGGCTGTTGGTTTAATCTTTTGGATCATTAGTTTCTTTTATATTTTTAAAAAGCCTCAGCTTTTTATCCCAAAGAAGTACAAAAAAAGGGGCTTTCCTTTCTTGCGTTCAGTCTTCTTCTTAGTTGGTGTAGCTGGATGGCTATACATTGCCTTTGCCCTGGCCGGACCAAGGCGCCCTATGGGAATGGATAAAAACACTATTGAAGTTAACGATATCTTTGTCGTTTTGGATTTGTCGCGCTCAATGCTCGCAGAAGATTTAAAGCCGAATCGCTTTGAAGCAGCTAAACAAAAGATTCAGGAATTCGTTTCTTTATTTCCACAAGATAGAATTGGGATTGTTATTTTTGCGGAGAAAGTTTTTACGCTTCTTCCTCTTTCAACAGACCTTAACTTGATAAATAAAATGGTTGCCCAAATTAAACTGGGCGCTCTCGGTGATGGAACAAATATAGGTGATGCCCTGGCATTAGGTGTTGGGCGCCTTCTTCAGTCGTTGGCAAAAAATAAAGTTATGATCCTGCTGACAGATGGAGTAAGTAACGTAGGGACATTGACTCCACTACAAGCGGCGGAGATGGCGGCTGAACAAAAGATCAAAATCTACACTATTGGTATCGGCGGTGCCCGCGACGCTAGAATCCCGGTTGGGCCGAACATGTTTGGCGTTCAACGATATCAAATGATTCCAGGTGGAAGTGTTGATGAAAAAGGCCTTCAGGAAATTGCTAGACTAACCGGTGGGAAGTTTTACATGGCCCGCGATAACCGCGCACTAGAAAACGTCTTAAAGGACATTAATAAATTAGAAAGAACCCAAATCGAGCAAAGTGGAAAGATTATTTACGAAGAACTATTCTTTAAGTTTCTTCTTAATGGAGTTCTTCTTTTAATTGCAGCTGAGCTTGGTCGCCGCCTGATTTTAAGGGAGGGACCATGA
- a CDS encoding vWA domain-containing protein, whose translation MNFVNTQYLPHIIGGALAFALLLTFLNRKYFNWVKTYWFFERSWMSRFSAFFYIASIFLMLASLLDLRGPEERVKSVLPDQRTIIILDSSASMLAEDVRPSRFGKAIQLARHFVKNAAGHQISVVLFSDIQKRLIPFTDDVDLLDSRLAAMEKTNSVSGGSNISQAIAEAVGYFDFEGDKKSAVGNILVFTDAEESEDGMDVELGNNINLAVVGVGTAKGGNIPLRWDDGSFRGYKTQKGEPVTTRLDENYIKKIGKNVKNYKYWIANSYSLPTEDILNFFRGTYNKAHGKGDMRIRPVFSHLILIPAIIVYCVSVIFGRFGSFKKIVSIALLLFSFFGGNPAHAQDEEQKPTKQLPAALLRDMDKMKKGKANRKEVLKIAENLMKNNEDQRANELYKEYAKDGDEQEVLFNRATALLKTNQLDAAMPLIQDIFKNVKNEEIKNRMRHNILLTMNQGGGKSKDKSDKQDKKDKEDSKDDKGKEGKEGQEKDDQNKKDDKGKEGKNGKENKDNKDGKGSQDQNKKKDESEGKDKDDKNKKDPKDLDKPDRPEPTKPQSLEEKEKMIEQKRRMVKTPAMVKQIMSDDRELQKKMMDTSTNERGSSKPKRDW comes from the coding sequence ATGAATTTTGTTAACACTCAATACCTTCCGCATATTATTGGTGGAGCTCTGGCCTTCGCTCTTTTACTGACGTTTCTTAACCGCAAGTATTTTAACTGGGTAAAGACATATTGGTTTTTTGAAAGAAGTTGGATGAGCAGGTTTTCTGCATTCTTTTATATTGCGAGTATTTTTTTAATGCTGGCCTCTCTTTTAGACTTAAGAGGTCCGGAAGAGAGAGTGAAGTCAGTCCTTCCAGATCAAAGAACAATTATTATTCTGGATAGCTCAGCCAGTATGCTGGCCGAAGATGTGCGCCCGAGCCGTTTTGGGAAAGCGATTCAGCTTGCTCGTCACTTTGTAAAAAATGCGGCCGGACACCAGATTTCAGTAGTCCTTTTCTCTGATATCCAAAAACGTCTGATTCCTTTTACTGATGATGTCGATCTTTTGGATTCAAGGTTAGCAGCAATGGAAAAGACTAACTCTGTTTCCGGAGGATCAAATATTTCTCAAGCGATTGCTGAAGCCGTTGGTTACTTTGATTTTGAAGGTGATAAAAAATCGGCAGTGGGAAATATTCTGGTTTTTACTGACGCTGAAGAAAGTGAAGATGGAATGGATGTTGAACTTGGCAATAATATCAACCTGGCCGTCGTAGGTGTTGGTACTGCAAAAGGGGGAAATATCCCGCTTCGCTGGGATGATGGAAGTTTTAGAGGTTATAAAACTCAAAAAGGTGAGCCGGTCACAACAAGGCTTGATGAAAACTACATCAAAAAAATTGGAAAAAATGTAAAAAACTATAAATACTGGATCGCTAATTCATACTCACTTCCAACTGAGGATATTCTAAATTTTTTCCGCGGAACTTATAATAAAGCCCATGGAAAAGGTGATATGAGAATTCGTCCAGTTTTCTCCCATCTGATCTTAATTCCGGCCATCATTGTTTATTGTGTATCGGTCATCTTTGGTCGTTTTGGCAGTTTTAAAAAAATTGTCAGTATTGCTCTTCTTCTTTTCTCTTTCTTTGGTGGCAACCCAGCTCATGCTCAGGATGAAGAGCAAAAACCAACGAAGCAACTTCCGGCCGCTCTTCTAAGAGATATGGATAAGATGAAGAAGGGGAAGGCCAATCGTAAAGAAGTATTAAAAATTGCTGAAAACCTCATGAAAAACAATGAGGATCAAAGGGCCAATGAACTTTATAAAGAGTACGCCAAAGATGGTGATGAGCAAGAAGTTCTCTTCAATCGTGCAACGGCACTTTTAAAGACAAATCAACTTGATGCGGCCATGCCGTTGATTCAAGACATCTTTAAGAATGTAAAAAATGAAGAAATTAAAAATCGTATGCGCCATAACATTCTTCTGACTATGAATCAGGGCGGAGGAAAGAGTAAGGACAAAAGCGATAAGCAAGATAAGAAAGACAAAGAAGACAGCAAAGACGATAAGGGCAAAGAAGGAAAAGAAGGTCAGGAGAAAGACGACCAGAATAAAAAAGACGACAAAGGTAAAGAAGGCAAAAACGGCAAAGAAAATAAAGACAATAAAGATGGCAAGGGAAGCCAGGATCAAAATAAAAAGAAAGATGAGAGCGAAGGAAAAGATAAAGACGACAAAAATAAAAAGGATCCCAAGGATCTCGACAAACCAGATCGTCCAGAGCCGACAAAACCTCAGTCGCTAGAAGAAAAAGAAAAAATGATTGAGCAGAAACGCCGAATGGTAAAAACTCCGGCGATGGTAAAACAGATAATGAGTGATGACCGCGAACTGCAAAAGAAGATGATGGATACCTCTACTAATGAAAGAGGCTCATCTAAACCAAAGAGAGATTGGTAA